GGCACTCATTCATCCAGCATCCAcaccatggaaataaaatctccttAAGGAGCCTGGAGGAAGTGATGGCTTTGATTTCTGACCTGAGGGGCTCACACTGTCTTTAATGCAACCTGTAAGATTTCTTGTCTTACTTTTATGCAATGTTGATTAATCATAGGTATATGGTAAAGGCATATGGTGTCTAAACCCTTTGGCCACCAGGCAAATTATCACTACTATGAAATGAATTCACAACCATTTTGATGTTTAATATCATGTTGTAACCGCATAGGTTAGCACATGAATGACATTGAAATAGGGGTTAAGGGCTATGAGTCAATGGATTGATGCTGAAGATGCACATGTATCAGGCTCTGTTTGTGGCAATGTATGGATCCCTTAGGAAAGCAAATGCATGCAGGGTAGTAATGTACGATTATGATGCAACTTGTCAGATTAATagataataaatgttttattttgcccAGAATATCAATAAATTTTATCTTTGCTAAAGTGGAAACAAGGACCAAATGCATATCCTGTTTGTAATTTCAGCTCTGAGAAGCTGGTAAGATGATCACAGCACTTTGAAGTTTAGAATATGTTCTGTCTAGTAGCAATGTTCTATAAGGAATTCATGTGAACCGTAGaaggaaatttttgttttaaaactattgtttttcttttctttttaaatattaggtCATGGAACAAAGGGAGTGTTTGAACTTCTGTCCGGATGGCGGAGAACCAAAGAGAATTTACCCTTCAAAGACAGGGTGGCAGATGCCTATTCTGATGTGATGGTCACCTACACCATGACCAGCTCATTGTATTTTATCACCTTTGGGATGGGCGCCAGCCCTTTCACAAACATAGAGGCAGTGAAGGTCTTCTGTCAGAACATGTGCGTCTCAATTCTGTTGAACTATTtctacattttctctttctttggttcCTGTCTGGTCTTTGCTGGCCAATTAGAGCAAAATCGCTACCACAGCATCTTTTGCTGTAAAATCCCTTCTGCAGAATACCTGGACCGCAAACCTGTGTGGTTTCAGACGGTGATGAGTGATGGGCACCAACAGACATCCCATCACGAGACAAACCCCTACCAGCACCATTTCATTCAGCACTTCCTCCGTGAACATTACAATGAGTGGATTACCAACATCTATGTGAAGCCATTTGCGGTCATCCTCTATCTCATTTACGCCTCGTTCTCCTTCATGGGGTGCTTGCAGATCAGTGATGGAGCCAGCATAATCAATCTACTAGCCAGTGACTCCCCAAGTGTTTCCTATGCCATGACTCAGCAAAAATATTTCAGCAACTACAGCCCCGTGATAGGATTCTACATCTATGAACCCCTTGAGTACTGGAACAGCAGCGTCCAAGAGGACCTAAGGAGACTCTGCAGTGGGTTCACCGCAGTGTCCTGGGTGGAGCAGTACTACCAGTTTCTGAAGGTCAGCAACGTCAGTGCCAATAATAAGACTGACTTCATCAGCGTCCTACagagctcatttttaaaaaagccagaatTCCAACACTTTCGAAATGACATCATCTTCTCCAAGGCAGGAGATGACAGTAGCATTATTGCATCCCGCTTGTATCTGGTAGCTAGGACCAACAGAGACAAGCAGAGGGAAATCGTCGAAGTCTTAGAGAAGCTGAggcccctgtctctctcaaagagcATCCGATTCATCGTGTTCAACCCCTCCTTTGTGTTCATGGACCATTACAGCTTGTCTGTCACCGTGCCTGTTCTAATTGCAGGCTTCGGTGTTCTCCTAGTGTTAATCCTGACTTTTTTCTTGGTGATCCATCCTCTGGGAAACTTCTGGCTAATTCTTAGCGTCACCTCAATTGAGCTGGGTGTTCTGGGCTTAATGACGTTATGGAACGTCGACCTGGACTGCATTTCTCTCCTGTGCCTTATCTACACTCTAAATTTTGCCATTGACCACTGTGCACCACTGCTTTACACGTTTGTGTTAGCGGCCGAGCACACCCGAACACAATGTATAAAAAGCTCCCTACAAGAGCATGGGACAGCCATTTTGCAAAATATTACTTCTTTTCTTATTGGGTTGGTTCCCCTCCTATTTGTGCCTTCAAACCTGACCTTCACACTGTTTAAATGCTTGCTGCTCACCGGGGGTTGCACACTTCTgcactgttttgttattttacctGTGTTCCTaacctttttccctccttccaaAAAGCACCACAAGAAAAAGAAACGTGCCAAacgaaaggagagggaggaaattgAATGCATAGAGATTCAAGAGAACCCTGATCACGTCACTACAGTCTGAGGGGTGGAGACAggtgtattatttttttctttttccagtattGCACAATGATGCAGGGCGAGAAAGCTCACACCTCAGCTGCTTGGG
Above is a window of Jaculus jaculus isolate mJacJac1 chromosome 8, mJacJac1.mat.Y.cur, whole genome shotgun sequence DNA encoding:
- the Ptchd4 gene encoding patched domain-containing protein 4; the protein is MRRPGAPASWIGWRMLRQVLRRGLQTFCHRLGLCVSRHPVFFLTVPAVLTITFGLSALNRFQPEGDLERLVAPSHSLAKIERSLASSLFPLDQCKSQLYSDLHTPGRYGRVILLSPPGDNILLQAEGILQTHRAVLEMKVNHRGYNYTFSHLCVLRNQDKKCVLDDIISVLEDLRQAAVSNKTTARVQVRYPNTKLKDGRNSFIGHQLGGVVEMPNSKDQRVKSARAIQITYYLQTYGSATQDLIGEKWENEFCKLMRKLQKERQDLQLYSLASFSLWRDFHKTSILARSKVLVSLVLILTTATLSSSMKDCLRSKPFLGLLGVLTVCISIITAAGIFFITDGKYNSTLLGIPFFAMGHGTKGVFELLSGWRRTKENLPFKDRVADAYSDVMVTYTMTSSLYFITFGMGASPFTNIEAVKVFCQNMCVSILLNYFYIFSFFGSCLVFAGQLEQNRYHSIFCCKIPSAEYLDRKPVWFQTVMSDGHQQTSHHETNPYQHHFIQHFLREHYNEWITNIYVKPFAVILYLIYASFSFMGCLQISDGASIINLLASDSPSVSYAMTQQKYFSNYSPVIGFYIYEPLEYWNSSVQEDLRRLCSGFTAVSWVEQYYQFLKVSNVSANNKTDFISVLQSSFLKKPEFQHFRNDIIFSKAGDDSSIIASRLYLVARTNRDKQREIVEVLEKLRPLSLSKSIRFIVFNPSFVFMDHYSLSVTVPVLIAGFGVLLVLILTFFLVIHPLGNFWLILSVTSIELGVLGLMTLWNVDLDCISLLCLIYTLNFAIDHCAPLLYTFVLAAEHTRTQCIKSSLQEHGTAILQNITSFLIGLVPLLFVPSNLTFTLFKCLLLTGGCTLLHCFVILPVFLTFFPPSKKHHKKKKRAKRKEREEIECIEIQENPDHVTTV